One genomic region from uncultured Cohaesibacter sp. encodes:
- a CDS encoding Lrp/AsnC family transcriptional regulator, which yields MMDETDKRLLALLQKDGRRASADLAKVIGLSVSATNDRVRKLIDSGAVRSIEAIVEPSTVGFGVTAFIYVDLDYGCSEEEFVSEVTAIEKVLEVHHVTGKHSYLLKVRERTNQELNAFMATQLKRLPGVKKTETLISLETLKETLSLPF from the coding sequence ATGATGGACGAAACCGATAAAAGGTTGTTGGCGCTTCTTCAGAAGGATGGCCGAAGGGCGAGCGCCGATCTTGCCAAGGTGATCGGATTATCGGTCTCAGCGACCAATGATCGAGTTCGCAAACTTATCGATTCTGGCGCGGTCAGATCGATCGAGGCCATTGTCGAACCGTCAACAGTCGGATTCGGGGTGACGGCTTTCATATATGTGGATTTGGACTACGGATGTAGTGAAGAAGAGTTTGTTTCTGAAGTGACCGCGATCGAGAAGGTGCTCGAGGTTCATCATGTGACAGGAAAGCATTCCTATTTGCTCAAGGTGCGAGAACGTACCAACCAGGAGCTGAATGCATTCATGGCGACCCAGTTGAAGCGGTTGCCGGGCGTGAAGAAAACCGAGACGCTGATTTCATTGGAGACACTGAAAGAGACGTTGAGTTTGCCCTTCTAG